Below is a window of Vibrio fortis DNA.
GGCTTTCTCATCTTTTTGCGGGTAATCGGCTTCCACGGACTCATTAGCGATGATCTCATACTTCCCATGTTCATTTCTAAAACCCGAACCCGGAACCAGTGCACACTTACTGGTGTAAGCCAAAATACTGGTGCCAGTGGTGGTACAAGCATCCTCAACGGCAAAGAATGGCACAAATACCGACTTATTACGGCCGTAGTCATGATCTGGCAGGTAGAAAAGGATCTCTCCCTTGCGTAGCACTTTGATCATGCGTTTAACGTCTTTGCGATGAATTAAGCGGTTGCCATTTTGAGTTCGACCACGGTACTGAATAAATTCGTAAGCAGGGTTGTTGTGTGGGCGATATACGCCAAGCCCTGGAATACCCAGTACGGCCATTCCTCGAGCGGTGATCTCTAGATTGAGGGCATGAACACAGCACAGCAGTACACCTTTACCATTCTGTTGGTGGGTACGCAGTGCTTGGGTGTCTTTGTCTACCAGCAGACGCTTAAAGCGCCACGTAGGCCAGAACCAAGTAATGCCGGTTTCGATCAGTGCCATACCGGTATTTTTGAAGTTTTCTTGCACCATGGCATCGACTTCATCTGCTGGCTTGTCTGGAAATGCGAGCTCTAGGTTGCGTGCAGTGATCGCAACGCGTTTTTTGCCATAACGAGCACCAAGTGCACCAAGAGAGCGGCCAATCATCAGTAGTGCGCGATAAGGCAGCACATTAACAATGAAGGCAAGCAAGCCAAAACCGAACCAAACGCCCCAATACTTAGGGTGCAGTAGCGAAAGCTGAAAAGGTGGTTTGGTGATTACGTGTTGTGTCGAACTGGTTTGTGTCGTCATAAGCACCGCTTAGATTAATGAATTTATTTAATTTGAGCACTCAGTAGCGCCCAGTAGGCATCAAAGTTTTCAGTCGGTTGGTATTTGAAGTCTGAACGCACAAAGCGATTGAGGCTACCTTCAACCTGACCAAGTAATTGAGCTGCGAGAATTCTTTCATCCACAGGGAAAGACTTGCCTTCACGAATCTTACGCTCGCGTAGGATCTGACGCAGTTGCGTTTCGATACGCTCGAACAGTTGGTTGATGCGATCGCGTAGGCGCTCATTTTCAAACATTAAAGCATGTCCCGACAAAATACGAGTCAGGCCAGGGTTACGTTCTGAGAAAACAAGGATCAGTTGTAACACCAATCGAATTCGCTCTAAGGTATCTTTCTCTTCATCAAGGATGCGATTAATGCGTGACATTAATGCTTCTTCGATGAACTCGATTAACCCTTCAAACATGCGCGCTTTACTTGGGAAATGACGATAAAGTGCAGCTTCTGATACGCCGACCTGCTTGGCCAGTTTCACCGTTGTGATGCGAGATGCGCCTTCTGCTGATTCCAGCATTTGAGCAAGCGCTTGTAGAATTTCTTCACGACGGTTTGATTTACGGGTACCAGCCATCTGTTTACTTCCTTTGATAGAGAGGATGATGAGTGAAGGGGATTATAAACACCAATCAATTCTGTTCCTAGTTCTGTAAGCATTAGGTCAACAGAATCGAGAGGTGTCAGGGTATTGTCAGCGCAAAAATGCGGTTACGCCTCAAAAATACCAATCGTAGCAAATAATTGCTCGACCTAGCTTGTTAAAACGCTCGATAACTTCGTTAGAGTTTTTGATTGTAGAATAGCTACTCATCGAAAAACTCTGCCTTGTTCTCAAGCGTTTTTCCTACGCTATTTCTGATCACTTACTTACTGTAATTGGTATAAGCTCTTGAATCTGTTCTAGGATCTTGAAGCTTAGTGCCTCTTTGCTCTCGAGCGGAAGTGACTTATCACCGTCGTTCCAGTAAAGGTTCAGAGCGTTGTTGTTGCTATTAAAGCCTTGCCCTTCAACTGAAACATCATTGGCGCAGATCATATCTAGGTTCTTCTTCACCAGTTTGCCACGCGCGTACTTCTCGACATCTTGAGTTTCTGCAGCAAAGCCAACGGTGAACGGGCGATCTTGGGTCATGCTAGCCACAGAAGCGACGATATCAGGGTTCTTCACCATCTCGATAGACATGTCATCGGTACCGTCGACCTTCTTCAGTTTTTGATCAGCTACGGTGTGAGGGCGGTAATCGGCGACGGCAGCGCAGCTAATGAAGACATCGTGTTGTGGTGCTGAGCCCATAACAGCATCGAACATCTGTTGTGCGCTTTCGACATCTACTCGAGTGACACTCGCTGGCGTTGCTAATGCAACCGGGCCGCTTACTAAGGTAACTGTCGCACCAAGCTTAGCCGCAGCGTCCGCCAGCGCATAACCCATCTTGCCTGAGCTGTGGTTAGAGATGTAGCGAACAGGGTCAATGGCTTCACGGGTTGGGCCTGCAGTAATCAGTACCGAGCGGCCTTCAAGAGGCTTTGGTTGAAAGAAGCTCTCACAGCGATGAACGAGCTGCATCGGTTCTAACATTCGACCCATACCGACATCGCCACACGCTTGTTCACCCGCAGCTGGGCCCCAGATATGACAACCACGGCGCTTTAGAGTTGCGATGTTCTCTTGCGTTGCGGGGTGCGCATACATCTGTTGATTCATTGCAGGAGATACCGCGACTGGTGCGTCAGTTGCAAGAACAAGTGTGGTCAACAGGTCGTTACCCATGCCCGCAGTCATACGAGCAATCAAATCCGCCGTTGCAGGCGCCAATAGCACCAGATCAGCCCATTTTGCCAACTCAATATGACCCATAGAGGCTTCCGCCGCTGGGTCAAGCAGGCTATCAGACACTGGTCTACCCGAGACAGCTTGCATGGTGAGTGGGGTGATAAATTCCTTTGCCGCGTGCGTCATCACCACTTGGACTTGTGCGCCTCTTTCGATTAAACGACGAGTTAGCTCCGCACATTTATACGCGGCAATACCGCCACTGATGCCGAGTAGAATTTTCTTTCCTGCTAGTGTTTGCATGTGAGATCTCCAATTTTTCTGGCGATGAGTTTAGCACAACTGAATCTTTCATCGCCCCCGCAAATCTGATGAGAAGCTAATCGATATCAAACTACAGAATATTAATTGCTGAGCGTTATATAAAACCTTTGCTTACTTCACAGACAATCTTTGCCCGCTCTGGAAGATAGAAGGGGAAAAATAACAATAATGAGGTAGTGGAATAAAATGGTATTGAAAAGTCGAGGTAAATTGCTGTTGGTGACTCTGATCCCTTTGTTGTTGATCACCACATTGATCTCGGTGGTCTATTACATCAACGGCAGTAATAGCTTAGAAGCAGAACTGGCTCGAGATAGACAAGAGCTGATCGACACACGTAAGAAAGAGCTGCAAGCCTATATGATGATGGGTATTACCGCGATAAAGCCGCTTTACGATACGGACGTAAATGGCAATAACAAAGCAGCGGCAAAAGAAATCTTAAAAGCGATGCGCTTTGAAAGTGATGGTTATTTCTTTGCGTATGACTCGCAAGGGGTCAATACGCTGCATGCGATTAAGCCATCTTTAGAAGGCAAAAATCTTATCGGTTTGAAGGATGAAAACGGCGTAGCAGTAATTGGTGGGTTGATTGATGCATCTAAAAACGGTGATGGTTTTCTTTATTTCTCTTGGCATAAGCCAAGCATTGATGCACAAGCGCCAAAACTCGGTTACGCCGAGTACTTATCTAAGTGGGACTGGGTGTTGGGTACGGGGATCTATATCGATGATATTGATCAGCAAGTGGCGATGCAGCGTGAATTGCGCACTCAAGAGTTGAATGAACATACGCTCTCTGCGGTAACCATCTCGGTCATTGGCCTTATCATCACTAGCGTGCTTACGAGTATTATCGTTTCTAAAGGTATTCAACCACTGCAGCATATTGCGGCGTCTTTACAAGATGTGGCTGCGGGTGGCGGTGATTTAACGGCCCGTCTGAAAATTGAAAGTAAAGATGAAGTCGGTGAGGTGGCCTCGGCATTTAATGAGTTCATGGATAAGTTGCATCCGCTAATGCAGGATATTCGAAACTCTGCGGACACAGTACAAACCGTTTCTGAGCAATTGGATCAGCAAACCTCGCAAGCCAGTGCTCAAATGCAAAATCACTGTCTTGAAACCGATAAGGTGGTGACGGCTGTAACGGAAATGAGCATGACGGCAAAAGAGGTCGCAAGTAACACCAATGCCACGGCGCAGGCGATTGATGATGCAAACGGGCAAGTTACTGAGGCACAGCGCGAAGTCGATCAAGCGATTGATGGTATCAGTAAGTTGGTTGATGAAGTGAACAGTACCTCTGATGCAATTGCAGAGTTGAGTCAACAAACCGAGCAGATTACCAAAGTGCTCGATGTGATTGGTGAAATCGCTGAGCAGACCAATCTATTGGCACTGAATGCGGCGATAGAAGCTGCGCGTGCAGGCGAGCAAGGTCGTGGCTTTGCTGTGGTTGCTGATGAAGTTCGCTCATTGGCAAGTCGAACCCAGAACAGTACCCACGAAATTGGCGATATGCTCAAGCAGCTGCAAATGGGCGTCTCAAGAGCGGTCACCACTATGGCAACCAGTCAAGAGCGTGGCGTGAAGACGGTTGAAGAGTCATCAATGATCCAGCAGTCACTGTCTGGTGTGCATCATTCTATTGGTATGATTCGAGACAGGGGCATTCAAACCGCCACGGCAGCAGAAGAGCAAAGTGCGGTTGCTGAGGATATCAACCAGAACTTAGTGGCGATTCAGCAAATCGTCAATCGTATCAATGACACCCTTCAACATGCAGAAGGCATCAGCACCCAGTTGTCGCAGTCAGGATCTGAAATTAATGATCTGGTCGGAAACTTCAAGCTTTGATGGATCGCTCAATTACACAGAAAAGTAGTGGTTAACGAAAAAAACGAAAGTCAAATACGACTTTCGTTTTTTTATTTTGTTCAATAGGGGCTTATTCATCAACAGAGCCGCCTAATGATACTCAAAGCTTTGCCCAACGATTCCATGCCCAGAGAAAAACTGTTGCAACGCGGACCACAAGCGCTGTCAGATGCCGAGTTACTCGCGATTTTTCTGCGGACCGGCACCCAAGGCATGAACGTTATCGAGTTGGCTGATTTTCTTATCCAAGATTTTGGGTCGCTTCGCCAGTTGTTTTCGGCTTCAGAGAAAGAGTTTTGCCAACATAAAGGGTTAG
It encodes the following:
- a CDS encoding Kdo(2)-lipid IV(A) acyltransferase, with the translated sequence MTTQTSSTQHVITKPPFQLSLLHPKYWGVWFGFGLLAFIVNVLPYRALLMIGRSLGALGARYGKKRVAITARNLELAFPDKPADEVDAMVQENFKNTGMALIETGITWFWPTWRFKRLLVDKDTQALRTHQQNGKGVLLCCVHALNLEITARGMAVLGIPGLGVYRPHNNPAYEFIQYRGRTQNGNRLIHRKDVKRMIKVLRKGEILFYLPDHDYGRNKSVFVPFFAVEDACTTTGTSILAYTSKCALVPGSGFRNEHGKYEIIANESVEADYPQKDEKAAAAYMNRYLEKTILRAPEQWMWLHKRYKTMEDPEVPKGIRYK
- the coaBC gene encoding bifunctional phosphopantothenoylcysteine decarboxylase/phosphopantothenate--cysteine ligase CoaBC is translated as MQTLAGKKILLGISGGIAAYKCAELTRRLIERGAQVQVVMTHAAKEFITPLTMQAVSGRPVSDSLLDPAAEASMGHIELAKWADLVLLAPATADLIARMTAGMGNDLLTTLVLATDAPVAVSPAMNQQMYAHPATQENIATLKRRGCHIWGPAAGEQACGDVGMGRMLEPMQLVHRCESFFQPKPLEGRSVLITAGPTREAIDPVRYISNHSSGKMGYALADAAAKLGATVTLVSGPVALATPASVTRVDVESAQQMFDAVMGSAPQHDVFISCAAVADYRPHTVADQKLKKVDGTDDMSIEMVKNPDIVASVASMTQDRPFTVGFAAETQDVEKYARGKLVKKNLDMICANDVSVEGQGFNSNNNALNLYWNDGDKSLPLESKEALSFKILEQIQELIPITVSK
- the slmA gene encoding nucleoid occlusion factor SlmA: MAGTRKSNRREEILQALAQMLESAEGASRITTVKLAKQVGVSEAALYRHFPSKARMFEGLIEFIEEALMSRINRILDEEKDTLERIRLVLQLILVFSERNPGLTRILSGHALMFENERLRDRINQLFERIETQLRQILRERKIREGKSFPVDERILAAQLLGQVEGSLNRFVRSDFKYQPTENFDAYWALLSAQIK
- a CDS encoding methyl-accepting chemotaxis protein — translated: MVLKSRGKLLLVTLIPLLLITTLISVVYYINGSNSLEAELARDRQELIDTRKKELQAYMMMGITAIKPLYDTDVNGNNKAAAKEILKAMRFESDGYFFAYDSQGVNTLHAIKPSLEGKNLIGLKDENGVAVIGGLIDASKNGDGFLYFSWHKPSIDAQAPKLGYAEYLSKWDWVLGTGIYIDDIDQQVAMQRELRTQELNEHTLSAVTISVIGLIITSVLTSIIVSKGIQPLQHIAASLQDVAAGGGDLTARLKIESKDEVGEVASAFNEFMDKLHPLMQDIRNSADTVQTVSEQLDQQTSQASAQMQNHCLETDKVVTAVTEMSMTAKEVASNTNATAQAIDDANGQVTEAQREVDQAIDGISKLVDEVNSTSDAIAELSQQTEQITKVLDVIGEIAEQTNLLALNAAIEAARAGEQGRGFAVVADEVRSLASRTQNSTHEIGDMLKQLQMGVSRAVTTMATSQERGVKTVEESSMIQQSLSGVHHSIGMIRDRGIQTATAAEEQSAVAEDINQNLVAIQQIVNRINDTLQHAEGISTQLSQSGSEINDLVGNFKL